The region taaCAGTTACCACAATACCAATCACACTTGTAACTTAAGAATTATGAGAAAAATATGTAAATGTACATTTGTTTTGAAACCATGCACGCgcggaaaaaaaatttgaaatactTATTGTCTattgaatcaaaatatttttggataaattAATAGTTTATGATCGATATAAATGACACcgaattttaaatgaaataaaacaaatgcacatgaagatatgaaaatcagggcattttttttaaaagattaaaaatttattaatttaaatgaaaactatTCTTAATAAAATGGTCTAGTTAAAActgaatttatttctttttatccaTAGATAAATACATTTAAATCATAAGCATGCATTTTATAGGGTACATCATTCTAAAaacagtaagaaaaaaaaatataaatgacttATTTGATTCCTACATAAATGTTTCAATTcattattaacattaaaataatcatgttacattgattaaaaaaaattaacaattaaatatttatttttcattaatttctacATAAATACCTCAAATTAAACTCTGTAAACAATATGtgagaatattgttttttaattttaaaattgtttttaaaaaagggtcCAAACCAGTCCACAACCCGAACCCAAAAGACCTCGCAAGAAAAACCGAACCGCAAAAACCTCTTTCCCTTAAAAATCTCCCGTCAACGCGTCTTGCCATCATCGTAAAAATCCCACCACCACCTGAGTGCCCGAAATACATACCCAAACCCGAATTtcagagagatagagagaggggGGGCCGTCATGCTCTGTTAGCCCTCTCACTCTCCTATCCACCAGAAACCCTAAAAATCTCACATTCCCTTCACATGCCAATTCCTTCTCTTTGATGCGACGATCGCATGCCCGCAACCGGGTCGATTCAAATACCACCGACCAGCAAAAAATGGATCCTTCTATCAAACTTCACAGCCGAACCATCTCAACCCGATCTACCAAATTAAAATACGCCAAATCCAAATTAGTTATTATAATAACTCTAATCGCTCTCTTATCTTGTTATTACCTCTTTAAATCGAAAACAAAATCGTTTTCTAAAATGTACGGTATCATAATCGACGGAGGGAGTACGGGTACCCGGATTCATGTATTGGGGTACCGAATTGAAAGTGGAGGGAAAgttgtgtttgattttgaagaagGAGCAATGAAGGTGAATCCAGGGTTATCGGCTTATGCGGAGGATCCGGAAGGTGCAGGTGGGTCAGTGGAGGAATTGGTGGAGTTTGGGAAAGGGAGAGTGCCTAGAGAATTGTGGGGAGAGACTGAGGTTAGGTTAATGGCGACTGCCGGAATGCGGTTGCTTGATTCGGAGGCTCAAGATCGGATTTTAGACGTGTGCAGACGGGTTTTGAGAAAGTCTGGGTTTAAGTTTCAGGATAGTTGGGCTTCTGTTATTACTGGTACaaaatgtttgtttatttatttgtatattgTTAATTGTTATGGAGAGAGGACTGACATTGGTTGCGATTACCCTGTTTTCTCAATAGGGTCGGATGAGGGGTTGTATGCTTGGGTTATTGCGAATTATGCGTTGGGTACTCTTGGTGGCGATCCTTTGGAAACTACTGGGATTATTGAACTTGGTGGAGCTTCTGCTcaggtttttatctttttgtctcaaatttatattattttttttggtgttctgcTGTGCCACTGAAAATTTGTGAGTATACAGCAGTTGCATTGTCATTGTAAGGAGAATTGAAGTTGGAAATGTGGAGTGGCCATTCAAGGGCAAAGTGTCATGTATCGAAAGGTCTTGCTGCTTGTGTTTTTGTTGAATTAGGCAAAATGTTTTGTATGTTAGAGCTGAATTAAATTTGAGATGTTCTAACAATGTACTTAGCGTTAGTTGCTGTATTTCTAGGTTTAAAGGTTTGAGAGAAGATCTTGTCTTTTGTTCCTTGTATCGGTTGGCCGTCAACGGCCagtgcaaaatatttttaggaAGGTTATATTGCTTGAATTTCCTGTCTGTTTTTATGCTTTAAgtaatgctaattttttttatccatgccTGCTGTCTGATGCTTCTGTCGCAGGTGGCTTTTGTTTCAACTGAGCCAGTGCCTCCTGAGTTTTCACGTACTGTTGAGTTTGGGAATATTACTTATAATATCTATAGCCATAGCTTTCTTAATCTTGGACAGGTAAACTTTCTCTAGAATAattcttataatatatatagccATAGCTTTCTTAATGGTAAAAGTTTGTTAAATCAAGGAAAACCGCTTGACCAGAAAACCAGGGGAAACAAGCTTAAATTAAAATTCCTAGCATTGTAACTTCCATATATTTATTTAGCTAGATAAAAGTGTTTTCTGCATGGGCTGTATTTTAATCTTTACCAAGGCATCAACTGCATAAATTTGAATATGTGAAACTCTTATAAAACTGTTTGTGTCGCAGCCGACTGCTTTTGATTTCACTTATCCACATTGGAAGAACTTTGACGTTcggttattgattttttctcgGATGCTGAGAAAAAGTTAAGTATTAGAAGCttgtaactttttaattttgtagaaTGCTGCATTTGAAGCATTGAGGGAATCGCTTGTCTCAGGAAACCATCATCTGGGTAAGTATGCTGTGCCTTTTATTTGTAAGTGCTTAAATCTGAATTAAATGCAAtctaagaactttttttttaatgaatcaatttaaaactaaatttgatcTATCAAAATTtgatctatctatctatctagagagagagagagagagagagagattcccAATATGCTCTGTTAGTCTAATACACACCTGACCAATTATTGGGAGCAACAATAAGAccagataaattataaatctatGACTGATGtgcatgaaattaatatttttcacagTAATTTTCAGATAAATAGATTAATGGGATGTATGCATGTTCGATGGGTCATGCATAAGGATTGTTAAAGTTactgtcttctttttttctgtttgattTTAATTCTAGGATCTTTTATTGGTTTGAATTGGTCAGTGTGCACTAGTTCATTATGCATATTGGTTTTAGAAATGGGATATCTTAACATAAGTTCTTGTATATCCTCAATAATGCAGCTGCTGAATCTCTTGGGAAGGGAATATTTGTGGATCCTTGTACTCCCAAAGGATATTCACGTGTTGTGGAGTCTTTGAAGCTCTCTCCAGGTTCTTTGTCTGAAAAGAACAGATTTTTATCAACTCTTCGTTCTAGGGGCAACTTCTCCGAGTGCAGATCAGCTGCACTAACACTGTTACAAAAGGGAAAAGGTATGAAATTCTGTCCGTAGAATTAGCGTGGCATTTTGTGTTTTCTGTTCCTTTAGTTGCTTTATTATCTGGATGCAGAGATATGCTCCTTTCAGCATTGCCAAATAGGATCGGTATTCATACCTAAGCTTCAGGGGAAGTTCTTGGCCatggaaaatttcttttatacatCAAAGGTTTCACAACCCCCcttcctttttttatgttacattataattttgtttcatgTTTCGCATTCTATGATGGAGAAACAACAACGAAGGTTTTCCTATGATGTTCTGATTTTGGTTGTGACCATATCCAACATGCTTAAATTATGCTCTGATCATATGTCTCCAAATCCCTTTCTTATTTGTTAACTTTCCTATTTGATTGATTAGTTCTTTGGACTGGGTCAAAGGGCATTTCTTTCCAATCTCATGATAGCTGGAGAACACTTCTGTGGGGAGGATTGGTCAACGTTGAAGAAGAAACACCACTCGTTCAAGGATGAAGATCTGGTGCACTATTGCTTCTCCTCGGCATATATTGTTGCCCTACTTCATGACAGCCTTGGTATTGCAGTTGACGACCCAAGGCAATTTCTCACCCAGCACTTTCAAATAGTATTGTCTTTGAATGCGGAAATATATGCTTCTTAGATTGCCAAATCATTTAATTAGCCTGTGAATTGAAACTGCTCATGTTTCTACATAAAGTTAGTCTTGCAAAGGAGTGACGCAAAGGAGTGACTCTCTTTGAGCATGTGTTGAATACACCTCTTCATGTCCCAGTTGTATTTTATTATCGTTATCTCAATAATTTAAATCCTAATGACCTGTGTTGTCCCTCTGCAGAATTGAATTTGCTAATCAGGTTGGTAATATCCCACTTGATTGGGCGTTGGGAGCTTTTATCTTGCACACCAATGTGGCCTTGGATATGGAGCACTCTGACTGGATTGCAACTATTATCAGTGATGACTCGCCCACACTACTGTCTCTAATTGGCTTTGCCATATTAATAATGTTTATAGCATGGTCTATATCAAAGTGGAGGAAGCCCCAGTTGAAGACAGTTTACGATCTAGAGAAGGGACGGTATATAGTTACTCGAGTTGGAAAAAGTTGATAGCATCTGTGGCAGGATGCAATTTCATCTTCCTGGCTTGGTAGATCAGGTGGAAGCTTGTATAAATTACAATAAGCATCGTTTGGTATTCTACACTTACCTGTTTCACTGTACAGTCACCCACTCTTAAAGCTTCCCAACTTATCATGCGGGGATCCAAAAATTGCAGTGTAACTAGTGAAAGAACAACAATATAGCATAGAAGATTAGTTTCCCATTTTGTATCTAGCGGGAATTTAAatcctgaatatttttttaagcaaatgCTTCCTTGTTGCCTAGACTACAAAATTAGGAACCATTTGAGATTGGGGAGTTCTGAATCTCGATTCCCGACGCTGTTCAGTGTGTTGTATCAAAATGAGTTACTTAATATCTATTCACTTCATTTTTCCAGATCCATGTGCATATTGCGTTTTGattctatttctatttcttaaggttgtttttcttttacacTCGGAGGATGAATGAGCGCGTTGAAGTGTGAGGATGATTGAATATGCCGTGCCATTAAGGTACGTACAGACTCATCCTGACGCTAGAAATTGGCGAGCCACGAAGAATGGTGTCCATCGGCATTGTTGGAGGCCAAAAAGTGGGAGGCTGAACTCACAAATCTTGCCAAATTATATTGTCAAAGCGTTTTTTTCTACGCAATAGACGGTGTAGTAAACCAGCTTGAATTGaaattatcaaaaagaaaaaaaaaagcccgaGTTGTTGCATAGTGTATAAGGAATAACAGGAAACAAGAACAGTGCTTTAACAAGGTATCATAGGCGGGTGAAGACGCGACTACTTCAAAACTGTTGACTTTGAaccattttttaattacatgatgTAGAGATGAAATCAGATAGCATTGAAATATCATGCATCAGTTATAGCCCTTACCGATAAGTATGGAACTTCGGACAATTAAGCTTCACAAAATTCTCAAAATCTAACTCTTCCTTAAATTTGAATGATATAGATCAAGGCATGAATACAAGGAATAGCTCCAGAATGAAGACATAATTCATGCTGAAATTGAATGATTCATAAGCGATATGGGTGGGAATAGAAGAGGAGGAagttaaggggaaaaaaatttcTGTCTTATGGCAATCTTTATCATCTATTTTTGTGAATCCTAAACATTAATCCAAGAATATTCAAATTAAAGTCAAGTTAAGGTAACCTTTAAACATTCATCTCAACAAAAATCACTATAATTATATCTAACAACATCAATTATCAACATGCATGAACACGAATGTACTTGGAAAAACCCTTCCCTAGATTTTTCCTCTTTGACTGAAACACTAGGGCTTCTACAATATCtatttttgtttgtcatt is a window of Populus nigra chromosome 10, ddPopNigr1.1, whole genome shotgun sequence DNA encoding:
- the LOC133705479 gene encoding probable apyrase 6, yielding MRRSHARNRVDSNTTDQQKMDPSIKLHSRTISTRSTKLKYAKSKLVIIITLIALLSCYYLFKSKTKSFSKMYGIIIDGGSTGTRIHVLGYRIESGGKVVFDFEEGAMKVNPGLSAYAEDPEGAGGSVEELVEFGKGRVPRELWGETEVRLMATAGMRLLDSEAQDRILDVCRRVLRKSGFKFQDSWASVITGSDEGLYAWVIANYALGTLGGDPLETTGIIELGGASAQVAFVSTEPVPPEFSRTVEFGNITYNIYSHSFLNLGQNAAFEALRESLVSGNHHLAAESLGKGIFVDPCTPKGYSRVVESLKLSPGSLSEKNRFLSTLRSRGNFSECRSAALTLLQKGKEICSFQHCQIGSVFIPKLQGKFLAMENFFYTSKFFGLGQRAFLSNLMIAGEHFCGEDWSTLKKKHHSFKDEDLVHYCFSSAYIVALLHDSLGIAVDDPRIEFANQVGNIPLDWALGAFILHTNVALDMEHSDWIATIISDDSPTLLSLIGFAILIMFIAWSISKWRKPQLKTVYDLEKGRYIVTRVGKS